From Macrobrachium rosenbergii isolate ZJJX-2024 chromosome 55, ASM4041242v1, whole genome shotgun sequence, a single genomic window includes:
- the LOC136835186 gene encoding ATP-binding cassette sub-family C member 5-like isoform X1, giving the protein MRSYDVPQIANNGKSNEKHEEKRNGRSFRYAQTLKQFIPFRPPPKNKEVLPTRYAGLFSTVSVSWMTSLMWKAYKKKIGDEDLWSLPREESAKINADRLERLWQEERALAKKAGRSPKLWKAVWRFSRTRLLAAQVLAMLIDFVFFLGQVLYLQKILEYINSPGIDYAYATYLFVGKVFITSLLTIIFFNALYILGIHNGSRLAGALQALVYKKTLTLKTGGENLAAQVINFSTNDMERIFEACISCVFLVEVPCIFMMNFCYCVYAYGPWAAAGFGMYLAFYPTMALIARAQSTIREHTIRETDRRVGLMSEILNSIRLIKMYAWEEPFAKKIAGIRKCEMQKHRAGALLSSITNTLTPSVGILATIATLLCFTLTGEAVTSSEAFTIFTLFISMGFTVSLLPYVIRCLAEARISVSRMETLLKLPEHKQTAAGKDIAGTAIEIKDAIFSWDEVNIDDEQEGPEKLKHVRKRTTSTGEKDMSEDEMESPPFSGTYRKDQRESFTISISGSIAGSIASSVGATISDYRRKHAKLSVSLYRISLTIPHGKLVGVCGSIGSGKSSLISAICGDMRINRGNIFVNGKIALVTQQAWIYSGTLRDNLLLGAPYEEARYKEAVRVCCLQSDLEMLPAGDLTEIGDKGINLSGGQKQRVNLARAVYSNRDIYLLDDPLSAVDTKVAGAIFNNCIRGHLKGKTVLLVTHALHLLEQCDEIIVMDEGRVSEQGTHSQLLANRGDYFLMVGGISTKSSSPKDADQKPEDSATKGQTDQKGSSGEEGLGLDGKLTTEETKETGGVSSKVYKTFIKVCGGWCLVFSLTVAVFVFVLLRLQNMIWLQIWLDEGDGLKDERLFNMTEYNLTLSEEELKGSIVNNPMLWMYQTVYAASFALLVFVGIAKGVGITFSVLKGASNLHNAMFKSILRSPLTFFDVTPAGRILNRFSRDLDELDIRIPFYLEFVMQGVLSVLGQAILVCTIYAWFTIPLVIVAVLFIIIDIFLNAGVRELKRIDNMRKSPVIQHIGSSLAGLSVIRTFDQQELFTNRMYHYLDDHTVAQLIFRLSSRWYVFRTDMLSLAINAGVTSICVYTKGLVSTATAGLALATMSAVCDFFPYLMKMKSEFQSRFTAVERLVEYSYDLPSEASWENPGKDPPRDWPEFGKVELNKVCLRYRPDLPLVLHSIEAVFEPGQKIGVVGRTGAGKSSLISTLLRLVELESGSIIIDGVDVSTIGLHTLRSAISVIPQDPVLFQGSIRYNLDPFEEHNDTAVWEALEQSNLKKVVMQQEMGLQSAVATAGENFSVGERQLICLTRALLRKSKILLLDEATASVDLETDQMIQMTIRKAFVESTVITIAHRLNTITTYDKIMVLQEGRLVEFDSPDNLMKKGGSLFKEMMSAMGVFTVEQMRSLT; this is encoded by the exons acATGAAGAGAAGAGAAATGGCAGATCTTTCAGATATGCACAGACACTCAAGCAGTTTATACCGTTCAGACCACCGCCCAA GAATAAGGAAGTACTGCCCACCAGGTATGCAGGTCTCTTCAGCACCGTCAGCGTCAGCTGGATGACGTCACTCATGTGGAAAGCTTACAAGAAGAAGATCGGAGATGAGGATCTGTGGTCTCTGCCG cgcGAAGAGAGTGCAAAGATCAACGCCGACCGTCTGGAAAGGCTGTGGCAGGAGGAACGCGCCCTGGCCAAGAAAGCCGGCCGGTCTCCTAAGCTCTGGAAAGCAGTCTGGCGTTTTTCGCGGACGAGACTTTTAGCGGCGCAAGTCTTGGCGATGCTCATAGATTTCGTCTTCTTTCTAGGACAG GTCCTCTACCTCCAGAAGATCTTAGAGTACATCAACAGCCCCGGCATTGACTATGCCTACGCAACTTATCTCTTCGTGGGCAAAGTGTTCATTACTTCGCTTCTGACAATAATCTTTTTCAACGCCCTTTATATTCTGGGCATTCACAACG GTTCCAGGTTAGCTGGAGCGTTGCAGGCTCTGGTGTACAAGAAGACCCTCACGCTGAAGACTGGAGGCGAGAATCTCGCCGCCCAGGTCATCAATTTCTCGACGAATGACATGGAGAGAATATTTGAAGCCTGCATATCCTGTGTCTTTTTGGTCG AGGTGCCTTGCATCTTCATGATGAACTTTTGTTACTGCGTTTATGCTTACGGCCCCTGGGCAGCTGCCGGTTTTGGAATGTATCTGGCATTTTACCCCACAATG GCACTTATCGCCAGGGCGCAGAGCACCATCAGGGAACACACAATCCGGGAGACAGACAGACGCGTAGGTCTCATGAGCGAAATCTTGAACAGCATCAGACTCATCAAGATGTACGCATGGGAGGAGCCTTTCGCCAAGAAGATCGCAG GTATTCGCAAGTGTGAAATGCAGAAACACAGGGCCGGCGCCCTGCTCAGCTCGATCACCAACACTTTAACTCCAAGCGTCGGGATCCTAGCAACTATAGCAACGCTTCTGTGCTTCACACTTACGG GTGAGGCAGTGACTTCGTCAGAAGCCTTCACGATATTTACTCTCTTCATCTCGATGGGTTTCACTGTCAGTCTCTTGCCCTATGTCATAAGGTGTCTTGCTGAAGCTAGGATATCCGTGTCGAGAATGGAG ACCCTCCTGAAATTGCCTGAGCACAAGCAGACGGCAGCAGGCAAGGACATTGCTGGAACCGCCATAGAGATAAAAGACGCCATTTTTTCCTGGGATGAGGTCAATATCGACGATGAACAGGAAGGGCCTGAGAAGCTGAAACATGTCAGGAAGCGAACGACCAGCACAG GAGAGAAGGACATGAGCGAAGACGAAATGGAATCGCCCCCGTTCTCCGGCACCTACAGGAAGGACCAGCGCGAGAGCTTCACCATATCCATATCCGGATCGATTGCGGGTTCCATCGCCAGTTCTGTGGGGGCGACGATAAGTGACTACAGACGGAAGCACGCGAAGTTGTCTGTCAGTCTCTATCGTATCAGTCTCACCATCCCTCACGGGAAACTCGTGGGCGTCTGCGGCAGCATCGGTTCGGGCAAGAGTTCGCTCATTTCGGCCATTTGTGGGGAT ATGCGCATCAATCGGGGAAACATCTTCGTAAACGGAAAGATCGCCCTGGTGACCCAGCAGGCATGGATTTACAGCGGGACCCTACGGGACAATCTGCTGCTGGGAGCGCCCTACGAGGAGGCCAGGTACAAAGAGGCCGTCCGGGTCTGCTGCCTGCAGTCCGACCTCGAGATGCTCCCCGCCGGCGACCTGACGGAGATCGGAGACAAGGGCATCAACCTAAG CGGCGGGCAGAAACAGCGTGTGAACTTGGCCCGCGCCGTCTACAGCAACAGAGACATCTACCTGCTGGACGACCCCCTCAGCGCCGTCGACACCAAAGTGGCAGGTGCCATATTCAACAACTGCATCAGGGGACACCTCAAGGGCAAGACGGTCTTGCTTGTCACTCATGCTTTGCAC TTGCTGGAACAGTGTGATGAGATCATCGTGATGGATGAAGGGAGAGTCAGCGAGCAAGGAACTCACAGCCAGCTCTTGGCAAATCGTGGTGACTACTTCCTTATGGTTGGCGGAATAAGCACGAAGAGCAGTTCGCCCAAGGATGCTGATCAGAAACCAGAGGACAGTGCTACTAAAG GACAGACAGACCAAAAAGGCTCGTCGGGGGAGGAAGGTCTTGGGCTGGACGGAAAGCTGACCACTGAGGAGACCAAAGAGACCGGCGGGGTCAGCTCCAAGGTGTACAAGACTTTCATCAAG gTGTGTGGTGGATGGTGCCTGGTGTTCTCTCTCACCGTAGCcgtctttgtttttgttctcttgCGACTGCAGAACATGATCTGGCTTCAGATTTGGCTGGATGAG ggtgACGGACTCAAGGACGAGCGCCTCTTCAACATGACCGAATACAACTTAACCTTGTCTGAGGAAGAGCTGAAAGGGAGCATCGTTAACAATCCGATGCTCTGGATGTACCAGACCGTCTACGCCGCCTCCTTCGCTCTCCTCGTCTTCGTGGGCATTGCCAAGGGCGTAGGAATCACCTTCAG TGTGTTAAAAGGAGCATCAAACCTACACAACGCAATGTTTAAGAGTATCCTTAGATCTCCACTGACTTTCTTCGATGTCACACCAGCTGGAAGGATCCTTAACAGATTCTCTAGAGATCTTGATGAAC TTGACATCCGAATTCCATTCTACCTCGAGTTTGTGATGCAAGGAGTTTTATCCGTCTTGGGCCAGGCAATTCTCGTCTGTACTATCTACGCGTGGTTTACTATCCCTCTTGTTATAGTGGCAG TTCTGTTCATCATCATCGACATTTTCCTGAACGCCGGAGTTCGAGAACTGAAGAGGATAGACAACATGAGAAAGTCTCCTGTCATTCAGCACATAGGCTCCTCCTTAGCTGGGCTGTCTGTCATCAGGACATTCGACCAACAAGAACTGTTTACAAACAG AATGTATCATTATCTGGACGACCACACAGTGGCCCAGCTCATCTTCCGCCTGTCAAGTCGCTGGTACGTGTTCAGAACAGACATGCTGTCTCTCGCGATCAACGCCGGCGTCACATCCATATGCGTTTACACCAAAGGTCTGGTCAGCACTGCGACGGCTGGACTTGCCCTCGCCACCATGAGTGCG GTATGTGATTTCTTTCCCTACCTGATGAAGATGAAGTCAGAGTTCCAGTCTCGTTTCACCGCTGTGGAAAGGCTCGTCGAATATTCTTAT GACTTGCCAAGCGAAGCGTCTTGGGAGAATCCAGGGAAAGATCCTCCCAGAGACTGGCCGGAGTTTGGGAAAGTGGAGCTGAACAAAGTGTGTCTGAGGTACCGCCCAGATTTGCCCCTTGTTCTTCACAGCATCGAGGCCGTCTTTGAACCGGGTCAGAAGATCGGCGTCGTCGGTCGTACTGGGGCAG GCAAATCCTCTTTAATTTCTACACTCCTGCGTCTTGTGGAGTTGGAGAGTGGCAGTATAATCATAGATGGCGTTGATGTTTCAACCATAGGATTACACACCCTCCGTTCAGCCATCTCTGTCATTCCTCAAGATCCTGTTCTCTTCCAAGGATCGATAAG GTATAACTTGGACCCCTTCGAGGAGCACAATGACACAGCTGTGTGGGAAGCCCTTGAGCAGTCAAACTTGAAGAAGGTGGTCATGCAGCAGGAGATGGGGCTTCAGTCTGCTGTAGCTACAGCAGGAGAAAACTTTTCTGTAGGGGAAAGGCAGCTCATTTGCCTCACTAGAGCCCTCCTTCGCAAGAGCAAG ATCTTGCTGTTGGATGAGGCGACAGCTTCTGTCGACTTGGAAACAGATCAGATGATCCAGATGACCATCCGGAAGGCTTTTGTCGAAAGCACTGTCATCACTATAGCCCACAGACTCAACACCATTACCACCTACGACAAGATCATGGTTCTCCAGGAGGGAaga CTCGTCGAGTTTGATTCGCCAGACAACCTCATGAAGAAGGGAGGCTCTCTCTTTAAGGAAATGATGTCAGCAATGGGAGTCTTCACAGTCGAGCAGATGAGATCGCTGACTTAA
- the LOC136835186 gene encoding ATP-binding cassette sub-family C member 5-like isoform X2, with the protein MFMAIKPFKMAHEEKRNGRSFRYAQTLKQFIPFRPPPKNKEVLPTRYAGLFSTVSVSWMTSLMWKAYKKKIGDEDLWSLPREESAKINADRLERLWQEERALAKKAGRSPKLWKAVWRFSRTRLLAAQVLAMLIDFVFFLGQVLYLQKILEYINSPGIDYAYATYLFVGKVFITSLLTIIFFNALYILGIHNGSRLAGALQALVYKKTLTLKTGGENLAAQVINFSTNDMERIFEACISCVFLVEVPCIFMMNFCYCVYAYGPWAAAGFGMYLAFYPTMALIARAQSTIREHTIRETDRRVGLMSEILNSIRLIKMYAWEEPFAKKIAGIRKCEMQKHRAGALLSSITNTLTPSVGILATIATLLCFTLTGEAVTSSEAFTIFTLFISMGFTVSLLPYVIRCLAEARISVSRMETLLKLPEHKQTAAGKDIAGTAIEIKDAIFSWDEVNIDDEQEGPEKLKHVRKRTTSTGEKDMSEDEMESPPFSGTYRKDQRESFTISISGSIAGSIASSVGATISDYRRKHAKLSVSLYRISLTIPHGKLVGVCGSIGSGKSSLISAICGDMRINRGNIFVNGKIALVTQQAWIYSGTLRDNLLLGAPYEEARYKEAVRVCCLQSDLEMLPAGDLTEIGDKGINLSGGQKQRVNLARAVYSNRDIYLLDDPLSAVDTKVAGAIFNNCIRGHLKGKTVLLVTHALHLLEQCDEIIVMDEGRVSEQGTHSQLLANRGDYFLMVGGISTKSSSPKDADQKPEDSATKGQTDQKGSSGEEGLGLDGKLTTEETKETGGVSSKVYKTFIKVCGGWCLVFSLTVAVFVFVLLRLQNMIWLQIWLDEGDGLKDERLFNMTEYNLTLSEEELKGSIVNNPMLWMYQTVYAASFALLVFVGIAKGVGITFSVLKGASNLHNAMFKSILRSPLTFFDVTPAGRILNRFSRDLDELDIRIPFYLEFVMQGVLSVLGQAILVCTIYAWFTIPLVIVAVLFIIIDIFLNAGVRELKRIDNMRKSPVIQHIGSSLAGLSVIRTFDQQELFTNRMYHYLDDHTVAQLIFRLSSRWYVFRTDMLSLAINAGVTSICVYTKGLVSTATAGLALATMSAVCDFFPYLMKMKSEFQSRFTAVERLVEYSYDLPSEASWENPGKDPPRDWPEFGKVELNKVCLRYRPDLPLVLHSIEAVFEPGQKIGVVGRTGAGKSSLISTLLRLVELESGSIIIDGVDVSTIGLHTLRSAISVIPQDPVLFQGSIRYNLDPFEEHNDTAVWEALEQSNLKKVVMQQEMGLQSAVATAGENFSVGERQLICLTRALLRKSKILLLDEATASVDLETDQMIQMTIRKAFVESTVITIAHRLNTITTYDKIMVLQEGRLVEFDSPDNLMKKGGSLFKEMMSAMGVFTVEQMRSLT; encoded by the exons acATGAAGAGAAGAGAAATGGCAGATCTTTCAGATATGCACAGACACTCAAGCAGTTTATACCGTTCAGACCACCGCCCAA GAATAAGGAAGTACTGCCCACCAGGTATGCAGGTCTCTTCAGCACCGTCAGCGTCAGCTGGATGACGTCACTCATGTGGAAAGCTTACAAGAAGAAGATCGGAGATGAGGATCTGTGGTCTCTGCCG cgcGAAGAGAGTGCAAAGATCAACGCCGACCGTCTGGAAAGGCTGTGGCAGGAGGAACGCGCCCTGGCCAAGAAAGCCGGCCGGTCTCCTAAGCTCTGGAAAGCAGTCTGGCGTTTTTCGCGGACGAGACTTTTAGCGGCGCAAGTCTTGGCGATGCTCATAGATTTCGTCTTCTTTCTAGGACAG GTCCTCTACCTCCAGAAGATCTTAGAGTACATCAACAGCCCCGGCATTGACTATGCCTACGCAACTTATCTCTTCGTGGGCAAAGTGTTCATTACTTCGCTTCTGACAATAATCTTTTTCAACGCCCTTTATATTCTGGGCATTCACAACG GTTCCAGGTTAGCTGGAGCGTTGCAGGCTCTGGTGTACAAGAAGACCCTCACGCTGAAGACTGGAGGCGAGAATCTCGCCGCCCAGGTCATCAATTTCTCGACGAATGACATGGAGAGAATATTTGAAGCCTGCATATCCTGTGTCTTTTTGGTCG AGGTGCCTTGCATCTTCATGATGAACTTTTGTTACTGCGTTTATGCTTACGGCCCCTGGGCAGCTGCCGGTTTTGGAATGTATCTGGCATTTTACCCCACAATG GCACTTATCGCCAGGGCGCAGAGCACCATCAGGGAACACACAATCCGGGAGACAGACAGACGCGTAGGTCTCATGAGCGAAATCTTGAACAGCATCAGACTCATCAAGATGTACGCATGGGAGGAGCCTTTCGCCAAGAAGATCGCAG GTATTCGCAAGTGTGAAATGCAGAAACACAGGGCCGGCGCCCTGCTCAGCTCGATCACCAACACTTTAACTCCAAGCGTCGGGATCCTAGCAACTATAGCAACGCTTCTGTGCTTCACACTTACGG GTGAGGCAGTGACTTCGTCAGAAGCCTTCACGATATTTACTCTCTTCATCTCGATGGGTTTCACTGTCAGTCTCTTGCCCTATGTCATAAGGTGTCTTGCTGAAGCTAGGATATCCGTGTCGAGAATGGAG ACCCTCCTGAAATTGCCTGAGCACAAGCAGACGGCAGCAGGCAAGGACATTGCTGGAACCGCCATAGAGATAAAAGACGCCATTTTTTCCTGGGATGAGGTCAATATCGACGATGAACAGGAAGGGCCTGAGAAGCTGAAACATGTCAGGAAGCGAACGACCAGCACAG GAGAGAAGGACATGAGCGAAGACGAAATGGAATCGCCCCCGTTCTCCGGCACCTACAGGAAGGACCAGCGCGAGAGCTTCACCATATCCATATCCGGATCGATTGCGGGTTCCATCGCCAGTTCTGTGGGGGCGACGATAAGTGACTACAGACGGAAGCACGCGAAGTTGTCTGTCAGTCTCTATCGTATCAGTCTCACCATCCCTCACGGGAAACTCGTGGGCGTCTGCGGCAGCATCGGTTCGGGCAAGAGTTCGCTCATTTCGGCCATTTGTGGGGAT ATGCGCATCAATCGGGGAAACATCTTCGTAAACGGAAAGATCGCCCTGGTGACCCAGCAGGCATGGATTTACAGCGGGACCCTACGGGACAATCTGCTGCTGGGAGCGCCCTACGAGGAGGCCAGGTACAAAGAGGCCGTCCGGGTCTGCTGCCTGCAGTCCGACCTCGAGATGCTCCCCGCCGGCGACCTGACGGAGATCGGAGACAAGGGCATCAACCTAAG CGGCGGGCAGAAACAGCGTGTGAACTTGGCCCGCGCCGTCTACAGCAACAGAGACATCTACCTGCTGGACGACCCCCTCAGCGCCGTCGACACCAAAGTGGCAGGTGCCATATTCAACAACTGCATCAGGGGACACCTCAAGGGCAAGACGGTCTTGCTTGTCACTCATGCTTTGCAC TTGCTGGAACAGTGTGATGAGATCATCGTGATGGATGAAGGGAGAGTCAGCGAGCAAGGAACTCACAGCCAGCTCTTGGCAAATCGTGGTGACTACTTCCTTATGGTTGGCGGAATAAGCACGAAGAGCAGTTCGCCCAAGGATGCTGATCAGAAACCAGAGGACAGTGCTACTAAAG GACAGACAGACCAAAAAGGCTCGTCGGGGGAGGAAGGTCTTGGGCTGGACGGAAAGCTGACCACTGAGGAGACCAAAGAGACCGGCGGGGTCAGCTCCAAGGTGTACAAGACTTTCATCAAG gTGTGTGGTGGATGGTGCCTGGTGTTCTCTCTCACCGTAGCcgtctttgtttttgttctcttgCGACTGCAGAACATGATCTGGCTTCAGATTTGGCTGGATGAG ggtgACGGACTCAAGGACGAGCGCCTCTTCAACATGACCGAATACAACTTAACCTTGTCTGAGGAAGAGCTGAAAGGGAGCATCGTTAACAATCCGATGCTCTGGATGTACCAGACCGTCTACGCCGCCTCCTTCGCTCTCCTCGTCTTCGTGGGCATTGCCAAGGGCGTAGGAATCACCTTCAG TGTGTTAAAAGGAGCATCAAACCTACACAACGCAATGTTTAAGAGTATCCTTAGATCTCCACTGACTTTCTTCGATGTCACACCAGCTGGAAGGATCCTTAACAGATTCTCTAGAGATCTTGATGAAC TTGACATCCGAATTCCATTCTACCTCGAGTTTGTGATGCAAGGAGTTTTATCCGTCTTGGGCCAGGCAATTCTCGTCTGTACTATCTACGCGTGGTTTACTATCCCTCTTGTTATAGTGGCAG TTCTGTTCATCATCATCGACATTTTCCTGAACGCCGGAGTTCGAGAACTGAAGAGGATAGACAACATGAGAAAGTCTCCTGTCATTCAGCACATAGGCTCCTCCTTAGCTGGGCTGTCTGTCATCAGGACATTCGACCAACAAGAACTGTTTACAAACAG AATGTATCATTATCTGGACGACCACACAGTGGCCCAGCTCATCTTCCGCCTGTCAAGTCGCTGGTACGTGTTCAGAACAGACATGCTGTCTCTCGCGATCAACGCCGGCGTCACATCCATATGCGTTTACACCAAAGGTCTGGTCAGCACTGCGACGGCTGGACTTGCCCTCGCCACCATGAGTGCG GTATGTGATTTCTTTCCCTACCTGATGAAGATGAAGTCAGAGTTCCAGTCTCGTTTCACCGCTGTGGAAAGGCTCGTCGAATATTCTTAT GACTTGCCAAGCGAAGCGTCTTGGGAGAATCCAGGGAAAGATCCTCCCAGAGACTGGCCGGAGTTTGGGAAAGTGGAGCTGAACAAAGTGTGTCTGAGGTACCGCCCAGATTTGCCCCTTGTTCTTCACAGCATCGAGGCCGTCTTTGAACCGGGTCAGAAGATCGGCGTCGTCGGTCGTACTGGGGCAG GCAAATCCTCTTTAATTTCTACACTCCTGCGTCTTGTGGAGTTGGAGAGTGGCAGTATAATCATAGATGGCGTTGATGTTTCAACCATAGGATTACACACCCTCCGTTCAGCCATCTCTGTCATTCCTCAAGATCCTGTTCTCTTCCAAGGATCGATAAG GTATAACTTGGACCCCTTCGAGGAGCACAATGACACAGCTGTGTGGGAAGCCCTTGAGCAGTCAAACTTGAAGAAGGTGGTCATGCAGCAGGAGATGGGGCTTCAGTCTGCTGTAGCTACAGCAGGAGAAAACTTTTCTGTAGGGGAAAGGCAGCTCATTTGCCTCACTAGAGCCCTCCTTCGCAAGAGCAAG ATCTTGCTGTTGGATGAGGCGACAGCTTCTGTCGACTTGGAAACAGATCAGATGATCCAGATGACCATCCGGAAGGCTTTTGTCGAAAGCACTGTCATCACTATAGCCCACAGACTCAACACCATTACCACCTACGACAAGATCATGGTTCTCCAGGAGGGAaga CTCGTCGAGTTTGATTCGCCAGACAACCTCATGAAGAAGGGAGGCTCTCTCTTTAAGGAAATGATGTCAGCAATGGGAGTCTTCACAGTCGAGCAGATGAGATCGCTGACTTAA